One genomic segment of Equus przewalskii isolate Varuska chromosome 13, EquPr2, whole genome shotgun sequence includes these proteins:
- the ERAP2 gene encoding endoplasmic reticulum aminopeptidase 2, whose amino-acid sequence MDNSCRKLIFNIYIGFYCSAIILPKMCICSYFSTPSIDQFNKDAGTFPVATNGQPFPWHELRLPTVVTPLRYDLFVHPNLTSLDFVASEKIEVLVRDATQFIILHSTDLEITNATLQSEEDVRYRKPGKKLTVLSYPAHQQIALLVPEKLMADLRYYVTIDFQAKLADGFEGFYKSTYRTLGGETRTIAVTDFEPTQARMAFPCFDEPLFKASFSIKIRRESRHIALSNMPKVKTIELEGDLLEDHFETTVKMSTYLVAYIVCDFNSVSGTSSSGVKVSVYASPDKWSQTHYALEASLKLLDFYENYFDINYPLPKLDLVAIPDFESGAMENWGLITYRETSLLFDPKTSSVSDKLWVTKVVAHELAHQWFGNLVTMEWWNDIWLNEGFATYMELISANATYPELELDNYFLDLCFEVIKRDSLNSSRPISNQAETPTQIKEMFDTVSYKKGACILNMLKDFLSEEKFQKGIINYLKKFSYGNAKNDDLWSSLSNSCLEGDFTSGGFCYSDSKTTSNTLAFLEENMEVKEMMTTWTLQKGIPLVVVKQEGRSLRLQQERFLSGVFKEDPEWRALQERYLWHIPLTYSTSSSDAIHRHILKSKTDTLDLPEKTSWVKFNVDSNGYYIVHYEGHGWDQLITQLNQNHTLLRPKDRIGLIHDAFQLVSAGRLTLDKALDLTRYLQHETNIPALLKGLEYLETFYHMMDRRNISDVTENLKHYFLRYFKPVIDTQSWSDEGSVWDRMLRSVLLKLACYLNHAPCIRKATQLFSQWMESGGKLNIPTDVLKIVYSVGAQTTAGWNYLLKQYELSVSGAEKNKILYALSTSKHEEKLMKLIELGMEGKVIKTQDLAALLHAIARNPEGQQLAWNFVRENWTQLLKKFGLGSFPMRMIISGTTAHFSSKDELQEVKLFFEFLKAQGSHLDVFQIVLETISKNIKWLEKNLPTLRTWLLASI is encoded by the exons ATGGATAATTCATGCagaaaactaatatttaatatttacataggATTTTACTGCTCAGCAATCATCCTGCCCAAAATGTGCATTTGTTCTTACTTCTCAACGCCATCTATTGATCAGTTCAATAAGGATGCTGGGACTTTCCCAGTAGCCACCAATGGGCAACCATTTCCTTGGCATGAGCTGAGGCTCCCCACTGTGGTCACTCCTCTCCGCTATGACCTTTTTGTCCACCCAAATCTCACATCCCTGGACTTTGTTGCATCTGAGAAGATTGAAGTCTTGGTCAGAGATGCCACCCAATTCATCATCTTGCACAGCACAGATCTTGAAATCACAAATGCTACCCTTCAGTCAGAGGAAGATGTGAGATAtaggaaaccaggaaaaaagcTGACTGTTTTGAGTTATCCTGCTCATCAACAAATTGCACTGCTTGTTCCAGAGAAACTTATGGCTGACCTGAGATACTATGTGACTATTGACTTCCAGGCCAAGTTAGCTGATGGTTTTGAAGGATTTTATAAAAGCACGTATAGAACTCTTGGTGGTGAAACAAG AACAATTGCAGTAACTGATTTTGAGCCAACCCAGGCCCGAATGGCCTTCCCTTGCTTTGATGAACCACTGTTCAAAGCCAGCTTTTCGATCAAGATAAGAAGAGAGAGCAGACACATTGCGCTATCCAACATGCCAAAG GTTAAGACAATTGAACTTGAAGGAGACCTCTTGGAAGATCATTTTGAAACTACTGTAAAAATGAGTACATATCTTGTAGCCTACATAGTTTGTGACTTCAACTCTGTGAGTGGCACATCCTCATCAGGGGTCAAG GTGTCCGTCTATGCATCCCCAGACAAATGGAGTCAAACGCATTATGCTTTGGAAGCATCATTGAAGCTACTTGACTTTTACGAAAATTACTTCGACATCAACTATCCACTCCCAAAACTAG ATCTAGTTGCGATTCCTGACTTTGAATCTGGAGCTATGGAAAATTGGGGCCTCATCACGTATCGAGAGACGTCACTGCTCTTTGATCCCAAGACCTCTTCTGTTTCCGATAAACTATGGGTCACCAAAGTCGTAGCCCATGAACTAGCACACCAG TGGTTTGGCAACCTGGTTACAATGGAATGGTGGAATGATATTTGGCTCAATGAGGGTTTTGCAACATACATGGAACTTATCTCTGCTAATGCTACGTATCCAGAGTTAGAACTC GATAACTATTTTTTGGACTTGTGTTTCGAAGTAATTAAAAGAGATTCATTAAATTCATCTCGTCCTATCTCCAATCAAGCAGAAACTCCTACTCAAATAAAGGAAATGTTCGATACTGTTTCCTATAAGAAG gGAGCTTGTATTTTGAATATGCTCAAAGATTTTCTGAGCGAGGAGAAATTCCAGAAAGGAATTATCAACTACTTAAAGAAGTTCAGCTATGGAAATGCTAAGAATGATGATTTGTGGAGCAGTCTGTCAAAT aGTTGTTTAGAAGGTGATTTTACATCTGGTGGATTTTGTTATTCTGATTCCAAGACAACAAGCAACACA CTCGCctttctagaggaaaacatggaGGTCAAAGAGATGATGACTACATGGACTCTGCAGAAAGGAATCCCTCTCGTGGTGGTTAAACAAGAAGGGCGTTCTCTCAGACTGCAACAGGAGCGCTTCCTGAGTGGGGTTTTCAAAGAGGACCCTGAGTGGAGGGCCCTGCAGGAAAG GTACCTTTGGCATATCCCACTGACCTACTCCACGAGTTCCTCTGATGCAATTCACAGACACATCCTAAAATCAAAGACAG ATACTCTGGATTTACCTGAAAAGACCAGTTGGGTGAAATTCAATGTGGACTCAAATGGCTACTACATCGTTCACTATGAGGGACATGGATGGGACCAACTCATTACACAGCTGAATCAGAACCACACACTTCTCAGACCTAAGGACAGAATAGGTCTGATTCATGATGCATTTCAGCTAGTAAG CGCAGGAAGGTTGACCCTAGACAAAGCCCTTGACTTGACTCGCTATCTTCAACATGAGACAAACATTCCTGCACTTCTCAAAGGCCTGgaatatttagaaacattttaCCACATGATGGACAGAAGGAATATTTCAGATGTCACTGAAAATCTCAAG CATTACTTTCTCCGATATTTTAAGCCAGTGATTGACACACAAAGCTGGAGCGACGAGGGCTCTGTCTGGGACAGGATGCTTCGCTCAGTTCTCTTGAAGCTGGCCTGTTACCTGAACCACGCTCCTTGCATCAGGAAGGCAACTCAACTCTTCTCTCAGTGGATGGAATCTGGTGGAAAATTAAA TATCCCAACAGATGTTTTAAAGATCGTTTATTCGGTGGGTGCTCAGACAACAGCAGGATGGAATTACCTTTTAAAGCAATATGAACTGTCAGTGTCAGgtgctgaaaaaaacaaaattctgtatGCATTGTCAACCAGCAAACATGAGGAAAAGTTAATGAA ACTGATTGaactaggaatggaaggaaaggtTATCAAGACACAGGACTTGGCAGCTCTTCTTCATGCAATTGCCAGAAATCCAGAGGGGCAGCAATTAGCCTGGA